CCAGAGTGGAAAGCGTTGAGATGAACGATGTTCTAGTAACCGAGAATATTCAAGGGGCGGCCATGAATCGCCTCATAAAGGATCTTGACGTCGAATTCGATGAATACCTCTGGCAAAATAGAGATTTACTCAAACAGAAAATCCAGAAAACCCAAGCTTTAATCGTAAGAAATCAGACACAAGTCAACCAGGAGCTGATTGATGCTGCTCCTCATTTGAAAATCGTGGCACGAGCAGGCGCTGGCCTCGATAATGTAGATACACAATATGCGCACGAGAAAGGGATTGTGGTCTGTTTTACTCCCGATGCGAATTCTCTCTCTGTGGCAGAGCTAACGATTGGCTTAATGCTTTCCTTGTTACGAAAGATACCCGAAGCACGCCAGGATACTCTGACAGGAGGCTGGAATCGACTCAAGTTTACCGGCTCTGAACTTTATGGTAAGACATTCGGCCTGATTGGGATGGGCCGCATTGGAACTTTGACAGCGACTCGTGCTCACGCTTTCGGAATGAAAATTATCGCAGCGGACCCCTATCTCTCTGCAGATGCACCGCAACTCGAGCAATTAAACGGACAACTTGTGCCTCTGGATGCACTGCTCTCCCAGGCAGATGTCGTCTCCTGTCATAGCCCTTTGACATCG
The Gimesia aquarii DNA segment above includes these coding regions:
- a CDS encoding hydroxyacid dehydrogenase, translating into MNDVLVTENIQGAAMNRLIKDLDVEFDEYLWQNRDLLKQKIQKTQALIVRNQTQVNQELIDAAPHLKIVARAGAGLDNVDTQYAHEKGIVVCFTPDANSLSVAELTIGLMLSLLRKIPEARQDTLTGGWNRLKFTGSELYGKTFGLIGMGRIGTLTATRAHAFGMKIIAADPYLSADAPQLEQLNGQLVPLDALLSQADVVSCHSPLTSNTRKMLTYQHFCKMKPDAFFINTSRGEVVDEHGLTQALLEHKLAGAALDVRETEPPLQSPLNQMENVILTPHIAAFTLEAQNRVVESVCQDVRLVLSGHKAINVFEP